Proteins encoded by one window of Heterodontus francisci isolate sHetFra1 chromosome 12, sHetFra1.hap1, whole genome shotgun sequence:
- the LOC137375698 gene encoding putative nuclease HARBI1: MSREDVTHLCALLNDDSQPMRFGGHPMLVVLKITVALNFYASELFWGSTGNMCGVSQSSVHHCIKEVTNALFKRASDHIRYRTDPERQAEGAIGRGAIAGFSQVQSAIDCTHVAIKAPADQPVTFINRKGFHSLNVQLVCNHRKHFLQVCACFLGSCHDAYIPRQSQVPLLFTPPAHLQEWILGDKAYPLMSWLLTPGRNATNNAEECNTICHDFTQATIKQAIGMLKMRFCGLDRSGGALQYAPDRVGCIVVVCCILLYIAVQKGEGLQDEEFRKHETSSNDEDTEDTQRQEHMGNQRTVMETRQGE, encoded by the coding sequence ATGTCCAGAGAAGACGTCACACACCTCtgcgcactgctgaatgatgattcGCAACCAATgcgttttggtggtcaccctatgcttgTGGTCCTCAaaattactgtggccctaaacttctATGCCTCTGAATTATTCTGGGGATCCACCGGCAACATGTGTGGAGTCTCTCAATcctcagtgcaccactgcatcaaggaggtgaccaatgctctgttcaagagggccagcgaccaTATCCGttacaggacagaccctgagagacaGGCCGAGGGGGCCATTGGACGTGGGGCCATTGCAGGATTCTCACAGGTCCAAAGTgcaatcgactgcacacatgtggccatcaaggctcccgcggaCCAACCAGTcaccttcataaacagaaaggggtttcattcaCTCAATGTCCAACTAGTGTGCAACCACAGGAAAcacttcctacaagtgtgtgcctgcttcctgggcagctgccatgatgcgtaCATACctcgccagtcccaggtgccactgcttttcacaccccctgctcaccttcaggagtggattcttggggataaggccTACCCCTTGATGTCATGGCTTCTGACGCCAGGGAGGAATGCCACCAATAATGCTGAAGAATGTAACACCATTTGCCATGACTTCACCcaagcaaccatcaagcaggccattggtatgctgaagatgcggttctgcggcctcgatagatctggtggagcccttcagtatgcaccagacagGGTTGGGTGCATCGTTGTAGTCTGCTGCATTCTGCTCTACATCGCAGTGCAGAAGGGGGAGGGCTTGCAAGATGAAGAATTCCGGAAGCATGAGACATCCTCcaatgatgaggacacagaggacacACAAAGACAAGAACACATGGGAAATCAGAGAACAGTGATGGAGACCAGACAGGGTGAGTAG